A window of Aeromicrobium sp. A1-2 contains these coding sequences:
- a CDS encoding DUF2017 domain-containing protein, with protein sequence MKPFKKRRRGGITATFESGEAHLLASLSGQVVELLRDRNGADESSADPLAAQLGMGGPSLPPEDPVLRRLLPDAYRDDEEDAGEFRRFTERSLTSAKVHHAETLIGSLVDGGLTFGATPGESPVEVELNPDEVQSWLRALTDVRLSLAVRLGIDEEEDILLVGQSEDEAIAAMGEIYDWLGYVQETLIAALD encoded by the coding sequence GTGAAGCCCTTCAAGAAGCGCCGTCGTGGCGGCATCACGGCGACGTTCGAGTCCGGCGAGGCACACCTGCTGGCCAGCCTCTCGGGCCAGGTCGTCGAGCTGCTGCGCGACCGCAACGGTGCCGACGAGTCCAGCGCGGACCCGCTCGCCGCTCAGCTGGGCATGGGCGGTCCGTCCCTGCCCCCGGAGGACCCAGTGCTTCGGCGGTTGCTCCCGGACGCCTACCGCGACGACGAGGAGGATGCCGGGGAGTTCCGGCGCTTCACCGAGCGGTCCCTGACCTCGGCCAAGGTGCACCACGCCGAGACCCTGATCGGCTCGCTGGTCGACGGCGGCCTGACCTTCGGCGCCACACCCGGCGAGTCGCCGGTCGAGGTCGAGCTCAACCCCGACGAGGTCCAGTCGTGGCTGCGCGCGCTGACCGACGTCCGCCTGTCTCTCGCGGTCCGACTCGGGATCGACGAGGAGGAGGACATCCTGCTGGTCGGCCAGTCCGAGGACGAGGCAATCGCCGCGATGGGGGAGATCTACGACTGGCTCGGCTACGTCCAGGAGACCCTCATCGCCGCACTGGACTGA
- the clpS gene encoding ATP-dependent Clp protease adapter ClpS, with protein MSSPSPVEIAEPEVDDFVELEDPWVTIVWNDPVNLMSYVAYVFRNYFGFTDEKAHELMLAVHEEGRAVVASGRREQMERHVQAMHEYGLWATLERQDA; from the coding sequence ATGTCCAGTCCGTCCCCCGTGGAGATCGCCGAGCCCGAAGTCGACGACTTCGTCGAGCTCGAGGACCCGTGGGTCACGATCGTGTGGAACGACCCGGTCAACCTGATGTCCTACGTCGCCTACGTCTTTCGCAACTACTTCGGCTTCACCGACGAGAAGGCGCACGAGCTGATGCTCGCGGTGCACGAAGAGGGTCGGGCCGTGGTTGCCAGCGGTCGGCGCGAGCAGATGGAGCGCCACGTGCAGGCGATGCACGAGTACGGCCTGTGGGCGACCCTCGAACGGCAGGACGCATGA
- a CDS encoding nicotinate phosphoribosyltransferase, giving the protein MTASASTALLTDHYELTMLQAALRDGTAGRHSVFELFARRLSGGRRYGVVAGIGRALDALADFRLGEAELTWLAGAGVVDTETIDWLGDYRFTGSVWGYPEGELYFPQSPVLIVEGTFAECVILETLLLSVLNHDSAIATAASRMITAAGNRPCIEMGSRRTHEASAVAAARAAYIAGFAATSNLEAGRTHGIPTTGTSAHSFTLLHDTEREAFEAQVRALGPGTTLLVDTYDIPEAIRTAVEVAGPDLGGVRLDSGDLVSLARSVRKQLDDLGATGTRITVTSDLDEHAIAALAAAPVDGYGVGTSLVTGSGVPTSGFVYKLVSRAGDDGEMVAVAKKSADKVSVGGRKYALRRLDGAGRAQAEVIGIGAAPANDGADRTLLVELVRAGERVHTATLEESRARLRDSLAELPATARQLSRSDPTLPTIYEELR; this is encoded by the coding sequence GTGACCGCTTCCGCCAGCACAGCCCTGCTGACCGACCACTACGAGCTGACGATGCTCCAAGCAGCCCTGCGCGACGGGACGGCCGGACGACACTCGGTGTTCGAGCTGTTCGCCCGCCGACTGTCCGGCGGGCGCCGCTACGGAGTCGTGGCGGGTATCGGCCGGGCGCTCGACGCGTTGGCGGACTTCCGGCTCGGCGAGGCCGAGCTGACCTGGCTCGCCGGCGCGGGGGTTGTCGACACCGAGACGATCGACTGGCTCGGCGACTACCGGTTCACCGGCAGCGTGTGGGGCTACCCCGAGGGCGAGCTCTACTTCCCGCAGTCCCCCGTCCTGATCGTCGAAGGCACCTTCGCAGAGTGCGTCATCCTCGAGACGCTGCTGCTCTCGGTGCTCAACCACGACTCGGCGATCGCCACCGCGGCCTCCCGCATGATCACGGCGGCCGGCAACCGTCCGTGCATCGAGATGGGATCCCGTCGCACGCACGAGGCGTCCGCTGTGGCAGCGGCCCGTGCGGCCTACATCGCCGGATTCGCCGCGACATCCAACCTCGAGGCCGGTCGCACGCACGGGATCCCCACCACCGGGACCAGCGCCCACTCGTTCACGCTCCTGCACGACACCGAGCGTGAGGCGTTCGAGGCGCAGGTGCGCGCGCTCGGGCCCGGCACGACGCTGCTGGTCGACACGTACGACATCCCCGAGGCGATCCGGACCGCGGTCGAGGTTGCCGGCCCGGATCTCGGCGGGGTGCGGCTGGACTCCGGCGACCTGGTGTCGCTGGCGCGGTCCGTGCGCAAGCAGCTCGACGACCTAGGCGCGACCGGCACCCGGATCACCGTGACGAGCGATCTCGACGAGCACGCCATCGCAGCGCTCGCGGCAGCCCCCGTCGACGGCTACGGCGTCGGCACCTCCTTGGTGACCGGGTCCGGCGTGCCGACCAGCGGCTTCGTCTACAAGCTCGTCTCCCGCGCGGGCGACGACGGCGAGATGGTCGCGGTCGCCAAGAAGAGCGCCGACAAGGTCTCGGTCGGCGGCCGCAAGTACGCGCTCCGCCGGCTCGACGGAGCCGGTCGCGCACAGGCCGAGGTCATCGGCATCGGCGCAGCCCCAGCGAACGACGGCGCCGACCGCACGCTCCTGGTCGAGCTGGTCCGTGCCGGCGAGCGGGTGCACACCGCGACCCTCGAGGAGTCGCGCGCCCGGCTCCGTGATTCCCTCGCCGAGCTGCCCGCCACGGCACGGCAGCTCTCACGGAGCGATCCGACCCTCCCCACGATCTACGAGGAGCTGAGATGA
- a CDS encoding isochorismatase family protein: MTTALIVVDVQNDFCEGGSLAVTGGAKVAADIADLIASGAYATVVATRDHHVDPGAHFSDNPDFVDSWPRHCVVGTPGEEFQRPLDPSMFAEIFYKGEFAAAYSGFEGSSPIGTSLADWLRAAGVDTVDVCGIATDYCVRATVLDAAREGFTVRVLEPLTAAVSADNLPDVHAAWSAAGVEVRT; the protein is encoded by the coding sequence ATGACCACTGCGTTGATCGTCGTCGACGTCCAGAACGACTTCTGCGAGGGCGGATCCCTCGCCGTCACTGGTGGCGCCAAGGTCGCCGCCGACATCGCCGACCTGATCGCCTCCGGCGCGTACGCGACCGTCGTCGCGACGCGCGACCACCACGTCGATCCCGGCGCCCACTTCTCCGACAACCCGGACTTCGTCGACTCGTGGCCCCGCCACTGCGTCGTCGGCACGCCGGGCGAGGAGTTCCAGCGCCCGCTCGACCCGTCGATGTTCGCCGAGATCTTCTACAAGGGCGAGTTCGCCGCCGCCTACTCCGGCTTCGAGGGCAGCTCGCCGATCGGGACGTCGCTGGCCGATTGGCTGCGCGCCGCCGGCGTCGACACCGTCGACGTGTGCGGTATCGCGACGGACTACTGCGTGCGCGCCACGGTCCTGGACGCGGCACGCGAAGGGTTCACGGTGCGGGTCCTCGAGCCACTCACCGCGGCAGTGTCCGCGGACAACCTGCCGGACGTACATGCGGCCTGGTCCGCAGCCGGCGTGGAGGTGCGGACATGA
- a CDS encoding GNAT family N-acetyltransferase, whose protein sequence is MSATPLGLPVDQTSHARLAADGLTLARLDPADGAAYEAWIRAENRGFLQPDPTPEVIEHRRGYLGDDRIMGVWDSSLPHPQVPVATTISWIADLTLPGGGAAPTWAISGVTVAPTHRRRGIARALLEAELRTAVELGLPLAMLTVSESTIYGRFGFSPSVLARNLSIDRRRAHWTGPVAPGRVHLVSAEQLRSDGHPIVERVRAATPGQVHYAATSILWDRQLGLPVGDDNAKNLRFARYDDADGTPAGFAIYRFVEDPADFTQHELRLQTLVAATPDAYAGLWRFLLEMDLVATITADLRPVDEPLRWMIADFRAVRSSETDHLWTRILDVKASLEARTYAAPGRIVLRVEDPLDFAAGTWALEVDDAGSATVTATADTPDVDLTVNALSSLHVGGVSARVLEAAGALTGDVARLDAMFRSPVAPYTSIWF, encoded by the coding sequence ATGAGCGCCACGCCCCTGGGCCTGCCGGTCGACCAGACATCCCACGCGCGGCTCGCCGCCGACGGCCTGACGCTGGCCCGCCTCGACCCGGCCGACGGCGCAGCGTACGAGGCCTGGATCCGCGCCGAGAACCGCGGGTTCCTGCAGCCTGACCCGACACCGGAGGTCATCGAGCACCGCCGCGGCTATCTGGGCGACGATCGGATCATGGGTGTGTGGGACAGCAGCCTCCCGCACCCGCAGGTGCCCGTCGCGACGACGATCAGCTGGATCGCCGACCTGACGCTCCCCGGCGGCGGGGCCGCCCCGACCTGGGCCATCAGCGGCGTCACGGTGGCACCGACCCATCGGCGCCGCGGCATCGCTCGCGCCCTGCTGGAGGCCGAGCTGCGCACCGCGGTCGAGCTGGGCCTCCCCCTCGCGATGCTCACCGTCTCAGAGTCCACGATCTACGGCCGGTTCGGCTTCTCGCCCTCGGTCTTGGCCCGCAATCTGTCGATCGACCGCAGGAGGGCCCACTGGACCGGTCCGGTCGCGCCCGGCCGGGTCCATCTCGTGTCCGCCGAACAGCTCCGGTCCGATGGTCACCCGATCGTCGAGCGGGTTCGCGCGGCCACTCCCGGTCAGGTGCACTATGCCGCGACCAGCATCCTGTGGGACCGCCAGCTGGGCCTGCCGGTCGGGGACGACAACGCCAAGAACCTGCGATTCGCGCGCTACGACGACGCCGATGGCACCCCTGCGGGCTTCGCGATCTACCGGTTCGTCGAGGACCCGGCCGACTTCACGCAGCACGAGCTCCGGCTCCAGACGCTCGTCGCCGCAACGCCCGATGCGTACGCCGGGCTGTGGCGATTCCTGCTGGAGATGGATCTCGTGGCGACGATCACCGCCGACCTGCGACCCGTCGACGAGCCGTTGCGCTGGATGATCGCGGACTTCCGCGCGGTCCGGTCCAGCGAGACCGACCACCTGTGGACCCGCATCCTCGACGTCAAGGCGTCGCTCGAGGCGCGCACGTATGCGGCGCCGGGGCGGATCGTCCTCCGCGTCGAGGACCCGCTCGACTTCGCGGCAGGCACCTGGGCCCTGGAGGTCGACGACGCAGGCAGTGCGACGGTCACGGCGACCGCGGACACCCCCGATGTCGACCTCACGGTCAACGCCCTGAGCTCGCTCCACGTCGGTGGCGTCTCGGCGCGCGTTCTCGAGGCTGCGGGAGCCCTGACCGGTGATGTGGCGCGGCTCGACGCGATGTTCCGCTCCCCGGTCGCGCCCTACACGAGCATCTGGTTCTAG
- a CDS encoding ZIP family metal transporter: MPVLAWIVVSGLAMSAIALVGGISVLMPERSFRRLVMPLVALAAGALLGGAMFHMLPASVDQLGNGLTVYVWLVAGLFAFHVLEQFLHWHHCHRPVSEHQPLGYLILAADGVHNLIGGVAVGSAFVIDIRLGVVTWIVAAAHEIPQELGDFGILVHSGWSARHALVYNLASALTFPLGGALAYALSDTINVAVLVPFAAGNFIYIAVADLLPQITTAPEPREKLIHSGTFALGLSALLIVALLT, encoded by the coding sequence ATGCCCGTGCTGGCCTGGATCGTCGTCTCGGGACTCGCCATGAGCGCCATCGCCCTGGTCGGCGGCATCTCCGTGCTGATGCCGGAGCGATCCTTTCGACGCCTCGTGATGCCCTTGGTCGCGCTGGCCGCCGGGGCCCTGCTGGGTGGGGCGATGTTCCACATGCTCCCGGCGTCCGTGGACCAGCTGGGGAACGGCCTGACGGTCTATGTATGGCTCGTCGCGGGGCTGTTCGCGTTCCACGTGCTCGAGCAGTTCCTCCACTGGCACCACTGCCATCGACCCGTGAGCGAGCACCAACCGCTGGGCTACCTGATCCTGGCCGCGGACGGAGTGCACAACCTGATCGGGGGCGTCGCCGTGGGCAGCGCCTTCGTCATCGACATACGCCTGGGAGTCGTCACCTGGATTGTGGCCGCCGCGCACGAGATCCCCCAGGAGCTGGGCGACTTCGGGATCCTGGTCCACAGCGGATGGAGCGCCCGCCACGCCCTGGTCTACAACCTCGCCTCCGCGCTGACCTTCCCACTCGGCGGTGCGCTGGCCTACGCCCTGTCCGACACCATCAATGTCGCGGTCCTCGTACCGTTCGCAGCGGGCAACTTCATCTACATCGCCGTCGCCGACCTCCTGCCGCAGATCACGACGGCACCGGAACCCCGCGAGAAGCTCATCCACTCCGGCACCTTCGCCCTGGGGCTCAGTGCTCTCCTCATCGTCGCCCTCCTCACCTGA
- a CDS encoding hydantoinase B/oxoprolinase family protein, producing the protein MTLTTQDIAAASDDNDDTQLLSSQEQEWVDKFMDETTLFLGPDPAIMRHHEIMPRTVYEEECIGKGIDTIEFDRIRKRLAGALDEAFEMCESMGAAPGAKWADLSCAVYTAEGDVTYLSNRGVIAFSAVLHHPIRYIMKNWKNEPTVGIRAGDGFFHNDSRFGMVHNTDQSMLVPVVRDGEIIAWVGATIHEGENGACEPGGMPSGSETPFDDGLRASPIKIVEEGHLRRDLLTFLQHSTRDPKLMLADIKVKMGAVRRIMDTVDRLIDEVGQETFVAALRVTVEDVEKEVRRRITELPDGTVTFNQFVDSTLKENILIKFACKITIKGDRMIVDLTGTGPEILNRAINSPLASTKSFMAQAILSYYWPDLPRSTGALSPIEVITEEHSWADAGYDAPVGQSLQASFRGFSALQTAFAKMQFSAPQKYSNVVAPWFNQINDFLWGGTTQNGEQVGNLCADLNGMGGGAKAFRDGEDAVAPLFCAMADIGEQEVMEEEVPFLQLVSKRIVRDNQGFGKFRGGMGYEMIVASRGTPSWGFMTVTSGSKFSSVPGMFGGYGCPAYPLAMVKGINIYDIIKDDPAEFDLSMERVMNEQPYEGADYQSAHMGLQFDVAKEGEMYMIAQGSGGGYGDVIERDPEMVVTDLQIDRISAQVATDVYGVVWVPETFVVDEEGTRALRSQIRRDRISRGKPYAEFVQEFVQPEPPKELLYYGSWGQGDDEELFATHWGGLEPERVKGKLADLPLIMVPDRRVLKISELEARVLELEQKYGETVSHKS; encoded by the coding sequence ATGACACTCACCACCCAGGACATCGCGGCAGCATCAGACGACAATGACGACACCCAGCTGTTGAGCTCGCAGGAGCAGGAATGGGTCGACAAGTTCATGGACGAGACGACTCTCTTCCTCGGCCCGGACCCGGCGATCATGCGGCACCACGAGATCATGCCCCGCACCGTGTACGAGGAGGAGTGCATCGGCAAGGGGATCGACACGATCGAGTTCGACCGGATCCGCAAGCGGCTCGCCGGCGCGCTCGATGAGGCCTTTGAGATGTGCGAGAGCATGGGCGCTGCCCCGGGTGCCAAGTGGGCGGACCTGTCGTGCGCGGTCTACACCGCCGAGGGCGACGTGACCTACCTGTCGAACCGTGGCGTCATCGCCTTCTCGGCCGTGTTGCACCACCCCATCCGCTACATCATGAAGAACTGGAAGAACGAGCCGACGGTCGGGATCCGAGCCGGTGACGGCTTCTTCCACAACGACTCCCGCTTCGGGATGGTGCACAACACCGACCAGTCGATGCTCGTCCCGGTGGTCCGGGACGGGGAGATCATCGCGTGGGTCGGTGCCACGATCCATGAAGGCGAGAACGGGGCGTGCGAGCCCGGCGGGATGCCGTCAGGCTCGGAGACGCCCTTCGACGACGGACTCCGCGCCTCGCCGATCAAGATCGTCGAGGAGGGGCACCTTCGGCGTGACCTGCTGACCTTCCTGCAGCACTCCACTCGCGATCCCAAGCTGATGCTCGCCGACATCAAGGTCAAGATGGGAGCCGTGCGCCGCATCATGGACACCGTCGACCGACTGATCGACGAGGTGGGTCAGGAGACTTTCGTCGCGGCGCTGCGGGTGACTGTCGAGGACGTCGAGAAGGAGGTTCGCCGGCGCATCACCGAGCTCCCGGACGGCACCGTGACCTTCAACCAGTTCGTCGACTCGACGCTGAAGGAGAACATTCTCATCAAGTTCGCCTGCAAGATCACGATCAAGGGTGACCGGATGATCGTCGACCTGACGGGCACCGGACCGGAGATCCTCAACCGGGCGATCAACTCACCCCTTGCCTCGACCAAGTCGTTCATGGCGCAGGCGATCCTCTCGTACTACTGGCCGGACCTGCCCAGGAGCACGGGCGCACTGTCGCCGATCGAGGTCATCACCGAGGAGCACAGCTGGGCGGACGCGGGTTACGACGCGCCGGTCGGACAGTCCCTCCAGGCATCGTTCCGCGGCTTCTCCGCGCTGCAGACGGCGTTCGCCAAGATGCAGTTCTCGGCTCCGCAGAAGTACTCGAACGTGGTGGCCCCGTGGTTCAACCAGATCAACGACTTCTTGTGGGGAGGTACGACCCAGAACGGTGAGCAGGTCGGCAACCTGTGCGCAGACCTCAACGGCATGGGCGGCGGAGCGAAGGCCTTTCGCGATGGTGAGGACGCTGTAGCGCCGCTGTTCTGCGCCATGGCGGACATCGGTGAGCAGGAGGTCATGGAGGAGGAAGTTCCGTTCCTGCAGCTCGTGAGCAAGCGAATCGTCCGCGACAACCAGGGCTTCGGCAAGTTTCGCGGTGGCATGGGCTACGAGATGATCGTGGCCTCGCGCGGCACTCCGAGCTGGGGTTTCATGACGGTCACGTCCGGGTCGAAGTTCTCCTCAGTGCCCGGAATGTTCGGAGGCTATGGCTGCCCGGCCTACCCGCTGGCAATGGTCAAGGGCATCAACATCTACGACATCATCAAGGACGACCCGGCAGAGTTCGACCTCTCGATGGAACGCGTGATGAACGAGCAGCCGTACGAGGGTGCCGACTACCAGTCGGCCCACATGGGCCTGCAGTTCGACGTCGCCAAGGAGGGCGAGATGTACATGATCGCCCAGGGGTCCGGCGGCGGCTACGGCGATGTGATCGAGCGCGATCCCGAGATGGTGGTCACCGACCTGCAGATCGACAGGATCTCCGCCCAGGTCGCCACCGACGTCTATGGGGTGGTGTGGGTTCCCGAGACCTTCGTCGTCGACGAGGAGGGCACCAGGGCGCTCAGGTCGCAGATCCGCCGGGATCGGATCTCACGCGGCAAGCCGTACGCCGAGTTCGTGCAGGAGTTCGTCCAGCCGGAACCGCCGAAGGAGCTGTTGTACTACGGGTCGTGGGGACAGGGTGACGACGAGGAGTTGTTCGCCACTCATTGGGGCGGTCTCGAGCCGGAGCGGGTCAAGGGCAAGCTCGCCGACCTGCCGCTGATCATGGTGCCGGATCGCCGAGTCCTGAAGATCAGTGAGCTCGAAGCGCGTGTGCTCGAGCTCGAGCAGAAGTACGGCGAGACGGTCTCGCACAAGTCCTGA
- a CDS encoding hydantoinase/oxoprolinase family protein yields MKRISVDIGGTFSDCFFVWDDLYIESKALTTHHNLALGFNEALDRACERAGISRETALREVDSVRYATTLGTNALIEGKGPRVAALVTHGFEDTIPLSRGRGYGEGLDGVKQGDMPDAQRPEPLVPRQLIRSVKERIDSVGEVLVPLRYDDVRTQVRSLVDGGAEAIVVALTNATENSAHEERVLEIILDEYPTHELGSIPVLLSSQVSGRKGEYVRAMATIVDAFLHETMFHALNQLSNNLRDSGYDKPMLVIHNSGGMAQPNSTDALQTIHSGPIAGVGAAQHLSESTGLGDVVSMDMGGTSFDIGLVPEGGIRHYDFQPTIGRWMVSAPMIHLNTLGAGGGSIASYNRIHHSIQIGPESAGSDPGPACYDRGGLQPTVTDADLVLGYLDPDNYANGHIQLNPKRSVYAIEEAFCDELDLDHIETAKIIKSTVDEQMAIGIEKELRSRGGLIEDYTMLAYGGNGPLHACGIATSAGIKKILFPPFASVFSALGAGNMRPLHIHERSAYVVLYEPLKRSLYRQYAAMNGYIEELEAKGAEDLVRQGYDKADVRYRLEMDMRYGNQLVTTAVAFDINRVAGVADVLHLIKTFSDIFGERYGEGTQAPEAGIRVQTIRVASFIEGEVVKFDSIHAGGDKTRPDAVSSREVHFPGVDGAVVTPVYDAEAIKHEFVIHGPAIVTTENTTYLVEPGWRLEPTVQGAVWLLSE; encoded by the coding sequence ATGAAACGCATCTCTGTCGACATCGGCGGCACGTTCAGTGACTGCTTCTTCGTATGGGACGACCTCTACATCGAGTCCAAGGCGCTGACGACCCACCACAACCTGGCGCTGGGCTTCAACGAGGCCCTCGACCGCGCGTGCGAGCGGGCCGGCATCAGCCGTGAAACCGCCCTGCGGGAGGTTGACTCGGTCAGGTACGCGACGACCCTCGGCACCAACGCGCTCATCGAGGGCAAGGGTCCTCGGGTCGCAGCCCTGGTGACCCACGGCTTCGAGGACACCATCCCGTTGTCTCGTGGTCGGGGTTACGGCGAAGGGCTCGATGGCGTCAAACAGGGTGACATGCCCGACGCGCAACGACCCGAACCCCTGGTTCCCCGTCAGCTCATCCGCTCGGTCAAGGAGCGCATAGACTCGGTGGGCGAAGTGCTCGTGCCTCTGCGGTACGACGACGTGCGCACCCAGGTCCGATCGCTGGTCGACGGGGGTGCCGAGGCCATCGTCGTTGCGTTGACCAACGCGACCGAGAACTCGGCGCACGAGGAACGAGTCCTGGAGATCATCCTCGACGAGTACCCCACGCACGAGCTCGGATCGATCCCGGTGCTCCTCAGCAGTCAGGTCTCCGGCCGCAAGGGCGAGTACGTCCGGGCCATGGCCACGATCGTCGACGCCTTCCTCCACGAGACGATGTTCCACGCGCTCAATCAGCTGTCGAACAACTTGCGCGACTCCGGCTACGACAAGCCGATGCTGGTGATCCACAACTCCGGAGGCATGGCGCAGCCGAACTCGACCGATGCGCTGCAGACCATCCACTCGGGTCCGATCGCCGGCGTCGGCGCGGCCCAGCACCTCTCGGAGTCGACGGGGCTCGGCGACGTCGTGTCGATGGACATGGGAGGGACCTCCTTCGACATCGGCCTGGTGCCTGAGGGAGGCATCCGCCACTACGACTTCCAGCCCACCATCGGGCGTTGGATGGTGTCGGCACCGATGATCCACCTCAACACCCTGGGAGCCGGCGGAGGATCGATCGCGTCGTACAACCGCATCCACCACTCGATCCAGATCGGCCCCGAGTCAGCAGGCTCTGATCCGGGCCCTGCCTGCTACGACCGCGGAGGGCTCCAACCCACCGTGACCGATGCCGATCTCGTCCTGGGCTACCTCGATCCCGACAACTACGCGAACGGTCACATCCAGCTCAATCCGAAGCGTTCGGTCTACGCGATCGAGGAGGCATTCTGTGACGAGCTGGACCTTGACCACATCGAGACGGCCAAGATCATCAAGAGCACCGTCGACGAGCAGATGGCGATCGGCATCGAGAAGGAGCTGCGGTCGCGTGGTGGCCTGATCGAGGACTACACGATGTTGGCCTACGGCGGCAACGGGCCGCTGCATGCGTGTGGCATCGCCACCAGTGCGGGGATCAAGAAGATCCTGTTCCCGCCGTTCGCGTCGGTGTTCTCCGCCCTGGGAGCGGGGAACATGCGTCCCCTCCACATCCACGAGCGCAGCGCGTACGTCGTGCTGTACGAGCCGCTGAAGCGCAGCCTGTATCGCCAGTACGCGGCGATGAACGGCTACATCGAGGAGCTCGAGGCCAAGGGGGCCGAAGACCTGGTGCGCCAGGGCTACGACAAAGCCGACGTCCGCTACCGCCTCGAGATGGACATGCGATACGGCAATCAGCTGGTCACGACGGCGGTGGCCTTCGACATCAACCGGGTCGCGGGTGTTGCCGACGTCCTGCACCTCATCAAGACCTTCTCGGACATCTTCGGTGAGCGCTACGGCGAGGGCACGCAGGCTCCCGAGGCCGGGATCCGGGTGCAGACGATCCGCGTGGCCTCGTTCATCGAGGGCGAGGTCGTCAAGTTCGACTCGATCCACGCCGGTGGCGACAAGACGCGGCCCGATGCCGTGTCGAGCCGTGAGGTGCACTTCCCGGGCGTGGACGGGGCGGTTGTCACGCCCGTCTACGACGCCGAGGCGATCAAGCACGAGTTCGTCATCCACGGCCCAGCCATCGTCACGACCGAGAACACGACCTACCTGGTCGAACCGGGCTGGCGGTTGGAGCCCACGGTCCAGGGTGCCGTGTGGTTGCTCAGCGAGTGA
- a CDS encoding acetone carboxylase subunit gamma — MLTKGTDTMRVPMTEYLFIDLDTERWVCRVCSHDLGDARGNYKEGTLVYDRDPREIHPPIIDPEKYEFTFSPDPAFCRILEFYCPTCGTQIEAEYLPPGHPPTVDMLWDIDSLREKWDAHGGNPEEVINYGPGENAVTDLSARFESAGHNHTNGGH; from the coding sequence ATGCTGACGAAAGGCACGGACACCATGCGAGTTCCCATGACCGAATACCTCTTCATCGACCTCGACACCGAGCGGTGGGTGTGCCGCGTGTGCAGCCACGACCTCGGGGATGCTCGCGGCAACTACAAGGAGGGGACGCTGGTCTATGACCGTGACCCCCGGGAGATCCACCCGCCCATCATCGATCCGGAAAAGTACGAGTTCACCTTCTCGCCTGATCCGGCTTTCTGCCGGATCCTGGAGTTCTACTGCCCGACCTGCGGCACGCAGATCGAGGCCGAGTACCTCCCGCCCGGCCACCCGCCAACCGTCGACATGCTCTGGGACATCGACTCCCTGCGGGAGAAATGGGATGCCCACGGCGGCAACCCCGAGGAAGTCATCAACTACGGCCCCGGTGAGAACGCCGTCACCGATCTCAGCGCCCGGTTCGAGTCGGCCGGACACAACCACACGAATGGCGGTCACTGA